The sequence below is a genomic window from Shinella zoogloeoides.
CTGAGCACCAGCCGCGCATGGCCGGGCCCGACATGGCGGTCGATCCATTTCTCCTGCGCCGGGCTGCCCATGTCGACGACGAGGATGTCCACATTCGCCATGCGCACGCGCTCCATTACGGTATCGGACTGGGCCGGGTCGAACGCGCCGTCGGCGATCGGCAGGATGTCGTGCCAGGGCGTGTGCCGGCGCAATGCTTCGGCAGCCCGCGTCAACGTCGCCTTCTCGCCGCCGATCAGCGCGATGCGCATCGGTCTGGAAAGGTAGGTCAGCAGCGCGGGAACGAAGGCCGTGCCGCTGAGATTTTCGGGGAAGGGCTTGCCGTGGAACAGCCGGGACGCGATGTCGATGCCCTGGCCGTCCGGTAGCACGATCTGGCGCTCCAGCACGGTACGGTATTCCGCGTCCTGCATCATCCGGTTGCCGTTCTCGGCATTGAGAAAGGCGA
It includes:
- a CDS encoding WecB/TagA/CpsF family glycosyltransferase, translated to MAFVSGNIVASQRDILGLPVCDLGWADAFAFAEEIATMPFGQSVIAFLNAENGNRMMQDAEYRTVLERQIVLPDGQGIDIASRLFHGKPFPENLSGTAFVPALLTYLSRPMRIALIGGEKATLTRAAEALRRHTPWHDILPIADGAFDPAQSDTVMERVRMANVDILVVDMGSPAQEKWIDRHVGPGHARLVLSVAGLFDALANENDGAPLPARRPRHEWLSRFVRKPNRTDPLFLYHILRYKLSGMRPARGMVATAKAGTL